The proteins below come from a single Ahaetulla prasina isolate Xishuangbanna chromosome 16, ASM2864084v1, whole genome shotgun sequence genomic window:
- the STKLD1 gene encoding serine/threonine kinase-like domain-containing protein STKLD1, whose amino-acid sequence MQLVKELPPGALGTMLVVESLVKGKDATAKKYMLKKVECIDENQANNALQEVMELLKIKHKNICAYKEFFIIWDNKISSLFLCLVMNCFQHEDLLSRIKAKRLRHEEFPNKVIRMFTGQMVDVLVYIHRLNIFHRNLKPSNILTNGEASFMVSDFGSETLMTDEMKWTIRAEEEPDSKCWMAPEALNFSFSDKSDIWSLGSILLDMITCSSSKVKEPMLLLHNIKKEARAFEEAMSHVNGLHPLLSSVLFRMLNIDPFGRPTAEELVENPYIRECLIEAKSPLIKVTKKLPPGFLDIIQTDKIQTILEFMMSYPEVEEAQEKCIERLNGLLNEGKIGVKVFLHLVETVVNAMNKHNDSIETLLAGISLLLGIAGRAVAQNLTVEILAEENHLSCLLNSMRAHPVHEELLCMICTLFMMMSSNEAAAEALRGANIFTDILTILCTFAHNKEICFACCGLIWTLAVNGG is encoded by the exons ATGCAGCTTGTGAAGGAGCTGCCCCCAGGGGCTCTGGGAACGATGCTGGTAGTAGAATCCCTGGTAAAAGGAAAAGACGCCACAGCGAAGAAATACATGCTGAAAAAG GTCGAATGCATTGATGAAAACCAGGCGAACAACGCTCTTCAGGAG GTGATGGAGCTGTTGAAAATAAAGCATAAGAATATTTGTGCCTACAAAGAATTTTTTATCATTTGGGACAATAAG atttcttctctcttcctctgtctggtgatGAACTGCTTCCAGCACGAGGACCTCCTCTCGCGTATCAAGGCCAAGAGGCTAAGACACGAGGAATTTCCGAACAAG GTCATTCGGATGTTCACGGGACAGATGGTGGATGTATTAGTTTACATCCATCGGCTAAATATTTTCCACCG GAATCTAAAGCCATCTAACATCCTTACAAACGGGGAAGCGTCTTTCATGGTTTCCGATTTCGGTTCGGAAACCCTCATGACGGATGAGATGAAGTGGACAATCAGGGCTGAAGAAG AGCCCGACTCTAAATGCTGGATGGCTCCAGAGGCGCTCAATTTTTCTTTTAGTGACAAATCTGACATTTGGTCGTTGGGCTCCATTTTGCTGGACATGATAACCTGTTCTTCCTCAAAG GTGAAAGAGCCTATGTTGTTGCTACACAACATCAAGAAGGAGGCCAGAGCTTTTGAGGAGGCTATGAGCCACGTGAACGGACTGCACCCCTTGCTGTCTTCGGTCCTCTTTCGGATGCTGAATATTGATCCTTTTGGGAGGCCAACTGCAGA GGAACTGGTTGAAAATCCATATATCCGAGAATGCCTCATTGAAGCTAAATCCCCTCTAATAAAGGTCACGAAGAAACTTCCTCCCGGTTTCCTGGACATAATTCAGACGGATAAGATCCAGACAATTCTAG AATTCATGATGTCTTACCCGGAAGTTGAAGAAGCGCAAGAAAAATGCATCGAACGTCTCAACGGCCTGTTGAACGAGGGAAAAA TTGGTGTCAAGGTGTTCCTTCACCTGGTGGAGACGGTGGTCAATGCCATGAACAAACACAACGACTCTATTGAGACGCTGCTGGCTGGAATTTCATTGCTGCTTGGAATCGCCGGGCGAG CTGTTGCTCAGAACTTGACAGTGGAGATCCTGGCTGAGGAGAACCACCTCAGCTGCCTGCTGAATTCGATGAGGGCCCATCCAGTCCACGAAGAGTTGCTCTGTATGATTTGCACCTTGTTTATGATGATGTCCTCCAACG AAGCAGCCGCGGAAGCCCTCCGGGGAGCCAACATTTTCACGGACATCTTGACCATCCTGTGTACTTTCGCTCACAACAAAGAGATCTGCTTTGCTTGTTGCGGCCTCATTTGGACCTTGGCAGTGAACGGTGGGTAG